The sequence below is a genomic window from Oceanispirochaeta sp..
CATTGAATGAAAAAGCCATTCAGATGTCTTATCTGGTGGCAAAGGCTTTGAATTGTAAGCTCAGCCCTAATACCAAGATTGAACGGAAAAATTATTTTTATCCGGATATGCCCAAAAACTATCAGATTTCTCAGTTTACAGATCCTGTAGGCCGGGACGGACACATCGATATTGAAATCGGAGATACAATAAAAAGGGTCAGAATTCATGATGTTCATTTTGAAGAAGATGCAGGAAAGATGATCCATGCCGGCGATATGTCCCTTCTGGATTACAACCGGGCGGGATACCCCCTGTTGGAAGTTGTTACCGAACCGGATCTTATTGTCGGTGAAGATGCGGAAGTCTTTCTGAAAAGTTTCCGACGCATGGTCAGGTATCTGGGTGTTTGTGACGGAAACATGGAAGAAGGTTCCATGCGCTGCGATGCCAACGTCTCGATCAACCTTCAGGGTGCTGGACTGGGAGAAAAGGTCGAAATCAAAAACCTCAACTCATCCAGATTTGTTCGTAAAGCTTTGAACTATGAGATTGGCCGTCAATCGGAAATGATGGATGCCCATAAAGTCATCATTCAGGAAACCAGACTCTGGAATGAAAACAGGGACCAGTCTGAACCCATGAGACGGAAAGAGGCAGCC
It includes:
- the gatB gene encoding Asp-tRNA(Asn)/Glu-tRNA(Gln) amidotransferase subunit GatB, with protein sequence MYQSFIGLEIHIHLTAETKAFCSCNAQYGDEENTNICPVCMGFPGVLPTLNEKAIQMSYLVAKALNCKLSPNTKIERKNYFYPDMPKNYQISQFTDPVGRDGHIDIEIGDTIKRVRIHDVHFEEDAGKMIHAGDMSLLDYNRAGYPLLEVVTEPDLIVGEDAEVFLKSFRRMVRYLGVCDGNMEEGSMRCDANVSINLQGAGLGEKVEIKNLNSSRFVRKALNYEIGRQSEMMDAHKVIIQETRLWNENRDQSEPMRRKEAANDYRYFPEPDLPPFRPSAEFLKEVDANMCELPFARKQRLMSGHGLSSDQADYIHDEKYRADFFEQCVFNGADAVQVYSWLSSDVKKLLNRSGLTLENCPLNAERLAKLIALIEEGQISGKIAKKVLDHIFEENKDPEL